In Anaerolineales bacterium, the sequence CTAAAAGACGCCTTGGACGGCAAAGAACTGCGCGTCTTTGAGCACGAGGGACGCGTGGTGCACGCCGAGATCATGGTTGGCGACTCGGTGTTGATGCTCTCCGACGCCAATGAACAGTACCCGGCGATCAAGAGCGTGCTGCACCTCTACGTGCCGAACGTGGATGCCAGCTTCCAGAAGGCCCTGGGGGCCGGGGCAGGCGAAGTGCAGGCTCCCAAAAAAGGGAATGACCCCGACAAGCGCGGTACCTTCAGCGACCCCTTTGGCAACCTGTGGTCGCTGGGCACCCAAGTGGACGCGGGCTAACCAATGCCGGAGTACGCCGCATTCCTGCGCGGCATCAACCTGGGCAAGCGCAGCATCAAAATGGCCGACCTGCGCCAGGCGCTGAGCACGGCCGGCTATGCCGATGTGCGCACCCTGCTGGCCAGCGGCAACGTGCTGCTGGCCAGCCCGCAAGCCAATGCCGCCGTGCTGGGCGCGGAGTTGGAAGCCGTGATGCGGGCCGCCTTCGGCTTTGAGGTGCCGGTGCTACTGCGCAGTGCCGCAGAGATCGCCGCGCTGGTGGAAGCGGCCCCGTTCGAGAATGTGGCCGTGGATAAAGATACCCGGCTGTACATCAGCTTTCTGGCCCAGCCCGCGCAAGGACTACCGCAAGCCTTCCAGGATGGGGAC encodes:
- a CDS encoding DUF1697 domain-containing protein, giving the protein MPEYAAFLRGINLGKRSIKMADLRQALSTAGYADVRTLLASGNVLLASPQANAAVLGAELEAVMRAAFGFEVPVLLRSAAEIAALVEAAPFENVAVDKDTRLYISFLAQPAQGLPQAFQDGDENFRILQVQPGYIASVVQVDASRGTLNLMDALDKHFGAGITTRNWNTVLKVHAALQGT
- a CDS encoding VOC family protein, whose translation is MTYKPQSYNDLSPYLIVDDARGLITFLKDALDGKELRVFEHEGRVVHAEIMVGDSVLMLSDANEQYPAIKSVLHLYVPNVDASFQKALGAGAGEVQAPKKGNDPDKRGTFSDPFGNLWSLGTQVDAG